From the Hordeum vulgare subsp. vulgare chromosome 1H, MorexV3_pseudomolecules_assembly, whole genome shotgun sequence genome, the window attccctatgctttttgatATTTGCAATGATACAGAGTGTACGGTGAATAGGTTATGCTAGGTTGATGATTACTCCTTTTTGAGGAGAAGATTAAACCCTGAACTTAAAGATCAATGGAGGGAGATGCATGGGACTATCTCTGGAATGCTGTTGACCAGGGATAGTGACAAAATTACCTGGGGTATGACTGAGAATGGGAAGTTTAGCACTAAGTCCATGTATAGGTGGCTAGAGAAACCACTACATGGGTGTCATTATAGATGGATTTGGAAGGCAAAAATGCCTTTGAAAATTAAGATTTTTATGTGGCAGATGTCTCAAGATGCGGTGTTGACTAGAGATGTGATGAAAAGGAAAAATTGGCCTGGGAATCCTTGCTGTTCTTTTTGTCGTCAAAGGGAAACTTCGCAACACCTTTTCTTTACATGTCCTGTTGCTAGGGTCGTGTGGAGGTCGGTTGGGGTCACCTTGGGGACCGACAGTTGTCCTAATTCCTACTGGCAATATTATTCTTGGTGCAATGCTTTTTTACCTGCTGGTGGAAAATATTATACGGTGGGGCTTGCAGCTGTGTGCTGGGCTCTTTGGTTGGCCAGGAACATGGCTACTTTTGAAAATAAATTGATCAAAACTCCCTTTGAGATTATTTTTTCAATGTGTTCGTTCCTTCTATATTGGGCAGGATTGCAGCAGGAGGACCATGCAGGAGAGCTATGTTCTGGTGCGGAGTTGGTGAGGACCAATACCATGCAGTTGATGAAGCTCTGCAAGACAGCGAGGCAGGGGATCGCAGGAGGATGAACACGCTGTCCTTTGATGATCTGTGGGGGATATCCTGCTAGTTGTTAGCTCTTATGTTTGGTCAAGTTTTATGCGTGTGGTTTTGGTGTATCAGAGACTACTTTTCCCTGCTCTGTTTTGATTGTTGGCTTTCAGGCTATGGCAGTCGGTTCGATGGCGAGCGGTTGTTCCATAGATGAAAGCTGGTAGTCTGCGAGAGCATGTTGTCGTACCCAGTACTTTTCTCCATTTTTATGTTGGCAAAACTTTGTGGTACTGCTGTATTTCCGTTCGAAGTAATGGAAAGGGGTGTTATGCTCGGTTCAAAAAAAATCATTCATCAACATTAGCTAGTTACAAGTTCTTTTGCAAATCTTAGTTTTGCCATAAGTAAGCATGATTTGTGAATGAAATATCTTTTGCAAGTATTAGCATATGACCTTGTTTGGTTTTTAGGAATGCCTACAATAACATTCTAGATCAACTGTATAGCTATGTAGTCTTGCATCGATGAATATATATGTTGTTACTTATACTATATCTAACTTCTAATTTGTAAAGGAAATTGCGGTGCCATAAATTTCCTAGTAAATAAACTAATTTTGTTTGTATGGTCAGCTTCGTTCTCTGAAACCTGCTTCAGGGCATCATCAAGATGGGAAGACTGCTGCTTTGAAGGAAATCAacaagaagaaagaagagttatTTGATCTGATTGCGGACACAGAAAGGCGATACAACACTGGGCTTACCAAGGAAGGCTTTCAAAATACACGCATGCTCCAGCAGCTTGCGGTGCAAATCGAGCCTAGACCCAATGACCCCTTATGGTATCTGACGGGGATAtaaccctagggtagggtcataggcctgacctatatgtcctacccaagggcacctcattattaggactataagggaaattctggctggatcgcgacaacatctaatccattcggtatggatccactcggacaagtacacactatccactcggacgacggtaaaccactcggccatatgtctcactcggatatgcgaagaccaacagggtagtcgaagcatcatactcatagtggaggtttcatagtgggttgtcatcatggcactaatgctccatcttgtaacataggaggtgagggggtgacccactctatataagccaccccgacCACATAGCCAAGGGGACCAGcttcttctccccctgcgggctcattccttccctggagctctggctctctctataccatgtaactcatgtccatgacagataaaacaaagcctctccggagcacgagacgtagggttgttatctccactctgagaggcctgaactcgctaaaaccaccgtgtcacccatgtgcatcttgatagatcatgctccattatcctaccctctttctattgtcggaatcgttaccacgacatttggcgcccaccgtggggcatcgcgtctatcgagccatgatgcaaaTGGTATTTTCTTCAATCTTGACTAACCCAAGTTGTTCTGGGATGATCTCCCggagatcaaacaatcatcatcgAATATTAGACTATGGGAGTCCCGGCCATCACACAATCTACGGATGAATAAAATGCTAAGTATCAGGGAGTTCCTCTTCTCATCTTGTCTTTTTACATTAAATTATCTAACAATGAGTTGATCTTTACTCATGTAAGAGCATCGGCGTGGTCCGCCCGTCGTCTCTGACTTCTTCTGCAGCGCCGACGCCACACTTCCACGCATCGACGTTGACGCCGACCGCCTGTGGTCGTCTCCGGTCGCGACGCTATCGTCAAACCCTCATGCACGTCGTCGTGTCCGCCGGCATGCTTCTCCAGTGATCGCAGCCCCACCTCGAGCTGTTAGTGGCCGACGGCGTCGTCACGTCCGTCGACGAGCTGCTCCAGCAGCCGAGCACACCCTCGAGCTACCCGTTGAGCCCGCCGGTGTCATCGTGTCCGCCGGCATGCTTCTCCGGTGATCGCAGCCCGACCTCGAGCTGTTAGTGGCCGACGGCGTCGTCGCGTCCATCGACGAGCTGCTCCGGCAGCCGAGCACGCCCTCGATCTATCCGTCGAGCCCACCGGTGTCATCGTGTCCGCCGGCATGCTGCTCCGGCCTCCGCAGCTCGACCTCGAGCTGTTAGTGCACGACGGCGCCATCATGTCCGTCGACACGCTGCTCCGGCAGCCGCAGGCCAACCGCGACGTCGACAACGTCCACACCAAGCTCCCGAGCTGTTCTCCTGTGTCTTCGATGGCTCGTCCCCAGCGAGTTCGACGGCCACAAGATTGAGTCCAGCAAGACACATGGCGCAGCAATAAACATCATGCAATGAATGCTTCGTGGAAAATGGAAACTCCCGTAGCATGCAAGACCTATCTTAACTCTTGCTTAATTACCGCTAATTCATATCTCTTGCATGCAGATCGTGTGTCAGACGTGAGTAACTCCTCCATCAATGCATAGTAACGTCTTCTCCATCAACCAAGCGGAGTCCTTCAAACTAGCTGGCGATCCGGCACCCCGGGGCAACGGAAGCAAGCAAGACACAACATTAGAGAATCCGTTCGGATGCATTGTTCTCTCGGACAGATTCAGGCACTCGGTGGCCCGTCCACCCGGCGCCGATTGGCCGACGTGTCACGAACACCGACGGCTCGATGGTGGCTCTTACAGGACAACACCTCCTTCCGCCATCGACTGCACAAGCACCTTCCTCCTGGATGCCCCGCACGTCGCCACTCGGCTAGTCACATCTTCATCATTTGGCAACTCCACCACGACAGAGGTCGCGACATGCAAGGAAAGAATGTAGCAACACGTGCAGCTTGAACGCCTGGTTACTCCAATGGTTGGCTGCATCATATGGCCACCAGGCCACGGACATCGCCCGCGCCGTCGTCGGCTCGTCGCCTCCGACCTCGCCCGCGAGGTAGACGAGTGCAACTCCACACATGGACGCTGGCACCTTCCACTCATCGTCGTCTCCGACCTCGTCTACGACGCAACCGACTGCACCTTCACGCTCGGCACCAAGTCAACCTTCTGCACTGATGCACGTTCTAGCCAGATCCACTCGGACATTTTGCATACCTCGAGTGCTGATGGATCGTTCGGCAAGCACAAGAATCACTCGGGCAAACCTTCATTTTGTCTGCTGGCTGTCTCGAGCAGGAAACCCGATCACCAGCGCTCATGCCGGCCTCGTCCTTGGCTGCGCCGGCCCGCAACTCCCGCGCTCGGACTGCAGCCAGCTGTTCATCGTCCTCATCGCCACCTCTCAGCTGTCATCGAACACTGGCCAGACCGGCAGTTTGTGGTGCAACGGATCCCTCCTCTGGGCCTCCTCTACAACTCTCTTTCTGGTTTCAACTTCTGTCACATGGAGACTTGTCTCTAATTCTTGCTTAGTTAGCACTAATACCTCTTGCATGCAGATTCTGAACATGAGGAAACTCCTCCGATGCGTTGCGAGCTGTTGTACTTGGACACTTCCATATCCACTCGGCAGCTCCACCCGTCACCACTCGGCGAGAAACGTCATCGTCACCCGGCCGCCCCGTGCGCAATCATTTtactggacgctccttcgtcactcggtcgcTCCGGGCACCGTCACTCGACTGGATGCTTCTTGGTCACTCGATCGCTCCGCGCGCCATCACTCAGTCGGACTCGTCTACCTCTCTAGGATGCCCTACGCATCGCCACTCcatgtggcacgtcttcatcactcggacgcctcgcgcgccaccgctcggcttagctgcgattcagtatcgcctaagttaaaactactaagagtacggacacgctcgacactcgggagcttagctgcgattcagtatcgcctaagttaaaagtactacgagtacggacacgctccacactcgggaacttagctgcgactccgtatcgcctaagttaaaaactattcCGAGTACGGAGAGGCTCCACacttgggaacttagctgcgactccgtatcgcctaagttaaaaactattccgagtacggacatgctccacactcgggggcttagctgcgactccgtatcgcctaagttaaaactattcCGAGTACGGAcaggctccacactcgggaacttagatgcgactccgtatcgcctaagttaaaacaactccgagtacggacacgctccccactcgggggcttagctgcgactccgtatcgcctaagttaaaaactactccgagtgcggacatgctccacactcgggggcttagctgcgactccgtatcgcctaagttaaacactactccgagtgcgggcatgctccacactcgggggcttagctgcgactccgtatcgcctaagttaaaaacaactctgagtgcggacatgctccgcactcgggggcttcactgcgactctgtatcgcctaagtaaaaactactccgagtgcggacatgctccacactcgggggcttagctgcgactccgtatcgcctaagttaaaactattcCGAGTACGGAcaggctccacactcgggaacttagctgcgactccgtatcgcctaagttaaaacaactccgagtacggacacgctccacactcgggggcttagctgcgactccgtatcgcctaagttaaaaactactccgagtgcggacatgctccacactcgggggcttagctgcgactccgtatcgcctaagttaaaaactactccgagtgcggacatgctccacactcaggggcttagatgcgactccgtatcacctaagttaaaaaatacactcggagacttgactttgatccagaaatcatataatgcagatacaacaaacattcaacatgacgagctctggatgacttaaaccctttgccggactcatctagtccgacagaggctcggggactacacccagtgggtgcacttagcgtgcccccactagaagagaaatacaaaaaaagaaacattctgcttggtcaggtccagcaacaacattcaagttcaacagattcaacagactccaaccgactaccaacAATCAGTTAGAgtctcaagatcatgttggtcactcggatctacttcaattctcaagttcactcgaacatactactcagcggaatcgatcacggcgaatgatggatacttcaatcgacgcacagttctgtaaggccctgaagcacgttcaagttcggtctgctgctacaagatttacattggcaccttcaccactcggacctgatccattcgggggctaatgacggggatacaaCCCTAGGGTAGGgttataggcctgacctatatgtcctacccaagggcacctcattattaggactacaagggaaattctggctggatcgcgacaacatctaatccactcggtatggatccactcggacaagtacacactatccactcggacgacggtaaaccactcggccatatgtctcactcggatatgcgaagaccaacagggtagtcgaagcatcatactcatagtggaggtttcatagtgggttgtcatcatggcactaatgctccatcttgtaacatatgaggtgagggggtgacgcactctatataagccgcccccaCCACATAGTCAAGGGGACCAGcttcttctccccctgcgggctcattccttccctggagctctggctctctctataccatgtaactcatgtccatgaccgataaaacaaagcctctccggagcacgagacgtagggttgttatctccactgtgagaggcctgaactcgctaaaaccaccgtgtcacccatgtgcatcttgatagatcttgctccgtcatcctaccctctttctattgtcggaatcgttaccacgacaattcctttattcatttccttttcttggcagggcttggaaacggttcaccacCAAGGCTCGGGTGATTGGAAATCAGAGCTcacatttaaacaaatagatgtaaataactactagctagatccgcgcatctctttattctagtttcaataccgttatcattcttgattatctttttgattgaactctgttctcgtaaagtgcttgaggcaggaataggggaacaatttatgtggatactatgtttgcgacttCATTCGCCAGACGACCCATCAGACGGGCAAAAAGCGGGACATAAAAAAAtttgaagtacgataaacaatactcacaactttattttattaccgtcaattgtgttcgttttcattgatatatatatcgaccccttctttaaattagatcgaacggttgcgggacggtcttctaccacagaaAAGTGTACGAGCAATCCAAGAGAAATTGCCGGATTTTAGATGCAGAGGTCCTTGATGTCAAGGGATAATATTATTGTCCGTCGATGCAATTcaaatgaaatgatatagtgtaaaagagatgcatatgtgcatgtgtaactcgtgtctacattttgtaaatatgttcgacaaagcacggcggatgagatggtgtaatatatttgtgacgatgatgtgcaatatatatagttgttcctttattgatgtgtatgtatcatccaatttagtgcaaaacaagaattaaaaagtgctcaaaacaaataaatgagaaaataggGGGCAACAAAATAGCCCCTTTCAATTTAATgcgaaaccctaaaccctaaaaattgCTCAAATAAAAAACAGCGAACAAATAGCCctggttcgtaatacgaaccgggactaatacccctccccccccccctcgcttCCAGCGCCGCCAGGTGGAAGgtctagcattagtcccggttcacgaaccgggactaatagcccaaccgaaccggggctataggccatttttctactagtgaattaGATATGCAATTTTCAACCTTTTAAGGTCAAGATTTTTGCTATGTAAAAAATTCCGACATATTTTCATGTCTTAAGGAGTAATGAATTTATATCGCATACGAGGACAATGAGAAATCAAATCTCCCATTCTTGGCAGAATGGCAGGCAACACAGGAGTATGGCTAGTTGATATGCAAGAGAGACGCGCCCTATTTTCCAGGGTATGATACATAGCCTTATCCCTTTTTTCAAAACAAACAATGCATGATGTAATCGGTGCAATCCCCACTATATCTATATCTACAGTTTGATGAGCACACGTACGTACGTGCATGTATCAATATATCACAAGCGTAATTTGCTGCACAATGCAAGTCATgtaatggagaagccggtggcgcAGTTTCCAACAAGGTCGGAGGAGGACGTGGACAATAAGGATCGCTTACCGTGCCTGCCACTGGCGGGTGGCGCGACGGGCTGGTGGCCTGCGAAGAGGGAAACGTGTCCGGCGAGCTTGTCTTTGCGGGAGAAGGTGGTGCCGCAGGAGCATATCCAGCGGTGGTCGCCGCAGTGCTTCTCGTGGGTGCGGAGGTCGGAGAGGACGGAGAAGTGCTTGTGGTTGCAGCGGTTGCAGGCGTACATCTTGGGGCAGTGGCTGCGCTTGTAGTGGTTCTTGACGCAGATGATGGACTTGAGCGGCTGGAACTTGGCGTGCCTCCGGTTCCACCGGCAGCCGTCCTGCGGGCACGAGTACTTGTTCCTCCTCCCCGTCCCGGCGGTGGACGCCGACGCGTCCTCGCCGGAGGTCGCGAACAACCGGGTCGGGTTGGCGAGCGCCGCCTTGCTCTTGTACTTGTCGCCGTGCGCGCGCATGTGCATGCGCAGGTTGGCGTCGCGCTTGAACCCCTTGCCGCACACCTGGCAGTAGTGCGTGTACTTGGCCAGCAGCTCGGCCGCGTCGAGCTCGATGATCGTGTCCACCGTCGTTGTCCCTTGCATCGACGATGACTCCGTGGACATGCTGATGTCATGGCCGCCGCCAtggttctgctgctgctgctgctgccacagaCGCATGGCATCGACCATGGCCTGCTGATCTTGGTCATCATCCGCTGTGCCGTTCTTTGCACGGCCGTCGACGGCACCCTCCCGCGTGGACGCGCTATTACCGGATGTCAACGCGCCGGGGCCGTAAGGGTGCTGGAGGACGTACATCATGGATGTAGCCGCGGCGATGATCTCCTGGACGACGGCGCTGGCTCGTGGCACCACGGTGTCGACGACCTGGCCGCGGCCGACGAGCGGCTGCAGCTGCTGCACCTTGTCCTTGAGCACGGACATGTTGTACATCAGGGTGTTGCGGTGCGTGTCGGGCACCGCCAGCCCGGCGTCTCCGGGAAAGGCGGCGTCCATGCCAATGCCGTCGATACCATGGAAcagctgctgctggtgctgctggtTTTGCAGGAAGTATGGGCTTGCACCGGCATCTGGGAACATCTCCCTAACCGAGTCTACCCTATATCTGCCCCTGCAATTAAGCAGCAGTTTGCATATGATCCGCACAAACCCTACAAGAATTCCAGCGAGTAGAGATGAAGAGATGAATAGGGAGAAGAGCTAGCTAGCCTGGCGGATCGATGGGGGGATTGGGATTATAGAACTAGAAGAGGGGAAAGGGCAAGTCAACACTTGGCAATGCAACATCCCTACTTGGAGCCTCCCTCGAATGGAACCGGACCCAGAGGTGACACTGCACTAGATGTGCCAGAGGTATATATATAGTACTAGTAGCATACCCGTATATTGTATATATACTAGTACTTATATTTCTACCCCTCCCAACCGAAGTAGTACTACGTATGCTATCTTTTGCAGCTGCGGCTTCAATAAAAATTATGTATGGCCAAGTAGGATTGTTGGTTTATATTACTCCAATAATGGTCACAGTTATCTAGGGtgatcttatttttcttagacaaGGGTGACCCTTTTGAGGAAATATTGTATTGTAGGGAGCTAGCAGCTCAGCAAGAATCTACCAAGAGCACACGCTCAATCATATGccttgtttggatactctaacctgGTTAgaattagagttagattctaacccttAAACTAACCTtaactaactctaactctaaaggtgtttggatgggaGGGTTAGATGGACAATAAATGCTCTTTCTCAATccatattttagtaggggtacccctgactaaaaaaaaattagcctcaagactagttttagcccctctttagtcaggggtgcttgaaactttagcctcttaaagagactatttttagtcagactagttttagtcccttggatccaagcaccctcttaatTTCTCTCTCTTCTTATTTATTAGTTGCCACATCATATTTTTTACTTAGGTGGCACTTATGTTACTACCTATGTTATTTCCATTGTGGGTAGTCTAAGACCCACTGGTTGTCTCAGCTGGACATGATTATGCACACACAGTGGCTTTGGCTTCAAGACACAGAAGCATAAAAATGAAATATCGTTAAACAATAAATAGATAATTCATTTCCTTCTCATTCATTCGTGTTCCTTATTATTCCGAATGCAGGTCCATTCATGTTCCTTACTGATGTGCGAAGGAAATCAATGGGAATATGGGACACTTTTTTTTAGAGAAAAGACTTGAGACGAATCCGGGGTTCCTTTAAACCTGCCTTTTTCATTAATTGTGAAGAAAATTTGCTGCCGAGGTAATGTTAAAAATAGGGCAATTCCAATATCGGAGGTGTGACTGAGTTTTAGTGAAGTCTCAGTCGACCGGTCTGGCCGTTCGATTTGGTTGTAAGATGTGTGCACTAATGGTGTTTTATGAACAGCTCACGTGTGACGTTTTGGATTGAGCTACTCTCTTTTGTCTTCGTTTTTTCTGTCGGGGCGTATATGCTTGCTTGCGTGGTGGGCTGTCCACGGGCTGGAGCCTTCTTATTGTgcttattattactagcaaaagaatccgtgcgttgcaccgggagcATGTACAAAGAAAACATCGGATTCTAGTACTCCCAGTGTGTCGGCATGTCCGGGCAAGAGGAGTCTAGAAATCGCAAGCTCCTCCTCGTCCTAGGAAATTGTGAGCTCCTCCTCATCCGTTGGAACATCCTCATCGTATTGTCTACACATCTACATACCATGGATCATCGAGGCATGGTTGGTGGCTCCCCATCTAGAGTAAGAAAGTGTACGTGCGCTCCAACAGATTAGCAGTTCTACGATGATCAAATCAAGGTATTTTGGCTGAAAGGCTGCATAGCTGACAGTCTAACACACTTAAGATCAAGCATATAAATAGTGCCAGCAATATGATCTACATTACAAGCAGGTTGATGCCATCAATGAGGGAATCCGCGATCCATTTGTTTGCCGCTTATGTGGGGTGGATCGAATCCCAGAACACGTACGTTGTTGCGTTTGGACAAGTATGCAGAGAAACACCGTAGCCTCCACCGTCCTTGTCCCACAGCATCCTCGCCTTGATTCTGTGAACCCTGGTGCCAAAACCCACACATAGTTGATCAGCTGGATCAGATGCATTTCACATAGTTGATCAGCTGGATCAGATGCATTAAAAGAGCGAGGTGGGATTATGTGACATAAAAAAAGAGGTGCATGCTTGCTGCTAATAAAGAGAGAAACCGGTCGAAATCTGTATAAAAGAGCGAGGTGGGATTATGTGACATAAAAAAAGAGGTGCATGCTTGCTGCTAATAAAGAGAGAAACCGGTCGAAATCTGTATAAAAGAGCGAGATGGGATTATGTAACATAAAAAAAGAGGTGCATGCTTGCTGCTAATAAAGAGAGAAAATGTTCttaaaaaaaagagggagaaaaAAGTGACAAAACCAAGGATTGAACCTAGATCTTCTAGCTGGAAGAGAGGAGGTCGAACCACTACGCCTCAAACATGTTAGTGCTAGATGAGAGTCTCGCTCTTTAAGAACCATGCAGAACAGCGACTTTGACAGGAAATAAAATCGAATCGTTTTTCGCATAGTGGGTAAATTAGGTCAACTTCAAGGGTAATTTTTATGACGCACGACAGaaacactatttgctttattattagggagagattattTTTGTTGGGCTGTATTTTTATTTGTGTGTTTTTTATTTTCCATCTGCTCCTTTGTGTAATTCTCAAAAAAAGTATACTCCTTTTGTATATTTctaattttccttcttatttatatatttttcatGCACCATTTAATTATTTCATTATATGTTGTTTCCTctgttgttatttattttattatttttgatatttttattttttatttatatatTACACGTGAAACAATCCGTCTGTATCTACATGGAGTACAACACGACAATAGTTCTAGAAAGGAGGGGTGTTTTTCTAATTGTATGACTATCACTAAACTTGCAATTGCATCTGCTGCAACGTATGTGTAACTGCAAGGGATACAACATGACTGCGACTAAAGGAAGAGGGATGTCGGCTAGTTGCATGGCCACCACTAAAGTTGCAACTGCACGTGTCACAATCTACTTGCAACTACAATGGGTACGATGTGACTGCAACTGGAAGGGGAGGGATACCGAGTAGTTGCATGTCCATCATTAGAGATGCAACTG encodes:
- the LOC123405885 gene encoding protein SENSITIVE TO PROTON RHIZOTOXICITY 2-like; translation: MFPDAGASPYFLQNQQHQQQLFHGIDGIGMDAAFPGDAGLAVPDTHRNTLMYNMSVLKDKVQQLQPLVGRGQVVDTVVPRASAVVQEIIAAATSMMYVLQHPYGPGALTSGNSASTREGAVDGRAKNGTADDDQDQQAMVDAMRLWQQQQQQNHGGGHDISMSTESSSMQGTTTVDTIIELDAAELLAKYTHYCQVCGKGFKRDANLRMHMRAHGDKYKSKAALANPTRLFATSGEDASASTAGTGRRNKYSCPQDGCRWNRRHAKFQPLKSIICVKNHYKRSHCPKMYACNRCNHKHFSVLSDLRTHEKHCGDHRWICSCGTTFSRKDKLAGHVSLFAGHQPVAPPASGRHGKRSLLSTSSSDLVGNCATGFSIT